From Bactrocera oleae isolate idBacOlea1 chromosome 4, idBacOlea1, whole genome shotgun sequence:
TTTATTTCCCTCTTTTCTTCTaataggaaaatttttttttcgaaatattcgcCGGCTATCGCgggattatttattattatttttcttctaattagaatattttttcaaaatattaccaGCCTATCGCtcgattattaatttatatttttcttctaataggcaaaaaaaattttctaaatattttttcttatcttCAGAAAATGTTGGTATAACTCCCACTGTATTCAATTGGCAAAGatctaatattattaaaaacatataatttcACGCCTGCAAATGCAAAAAATCTCATTCGCTAATTTATGTGGCAACTtcaatactacaagtattttaattataactaGCTTATAAGTTTTTATAGCGCTTACTTTAAGTTGTGCTTACAAAAGTGTTTTTCCCACACAAATCAAACAGTTTAAATAACGGTATGCCTGATATTATATAGAAATACTACTGAATATCACCAGCACAATTTCTGTTGTGTACCAGGCTACGTTTCAGTGTTGAATTGTTGAGTCCGTTTTAAcacaaattttgtgaacatacagttttattttagattgaagccaaaaaaccaaaaaaaaaaaaattgtgaaaaagaaaacacaaatcTTGCAACAACTCTATTTGCTAACACACATAAAATAACACGTTGCACACGCGCGCTAGTGTGTGCACCACAAACAGAGGAGTTGCAACGTTTGAAAAGTGACAGCTTgatttaaataagttttattaCTTGACTATATTATTTGGTCATGCGAGAAATGGAAACTCCCGATTTGAATCGTAGTGATAGTACGCGCAAAAGCTTCCGTCTGCCAACGCATCGTAAGGGCATGGCACCAGTACCACCGACCATTACAAAAGTCGATTTAGATATCGATGACAATAGTGATGCAGCTGTTGGGCGAATTGATTCAGCACAATCAATTAGCAATGCTGGTGCTGTGGACGAATTGTATTTGATACAGGGCTCGAACATTAAACGCGCCAACGAAAataataataccaaaaatattgtggATAATTCGGAAATCATACCACGCCTCAATCGTATGACCTTAGCCAGGGAAACGGATATTATTATTGATGAAGATGTGGTGCGACTGCGCAATAGAATACCAATTACACGCAATGCCGCCTCATCGATAACACcgtatataacaacaacaacgacagcagcagtagcagcaacGGAAAAGAAATTGAGCAAGGAGCCCACTTTGGTGCTCACAGCTGAAGATGATGTGAATGTGTCGTTTGCGCTCGGCTCCATTGAAAAGCATATTTTCGAAATGGAAGAAAGttttaagaaaatggaaaatgtcaGGCAACCAAGCATTGAGGAATTGAAATTGGATCGCAAAAAACAAAGTAAACGCTATGGTGAAACGGAGAATTTACTACAACCCGGTAATAGTGAAATGGCCTCAGGCACCGGTTTCAGTTATCTAACGCCACCCTCCGATTTGGAGAACTCAAGTGATTCAATAACTGATTTTCAACGTGGCACTGGCGCACGCAGTTCTGTTGGCGCATACTCCAAAGTCGTTACAGCACCGTATAAAACGAAGATTACGCGCACTTCTTCCGATAGCAAGAATACCGAAACAATGGCAACACGTGACATTATCAAACAGAAAAAGATTGTGGCCAATAAAGAATTACCAACGCCGTCACAAGCGCGTGCTAGAGACGCTACGCGTGATGGTACTGAATCGAAACGTATTATCCCCACCATGAATACCAAAAATACCACAACGAACAGCACCAACACTCGGAATAGTGGCGCTGGTGGTGGTAAAACGATCTCGCAGACAGATGGTGCTATAATCGATAAACATCGTGAagagaatttaaaaaagtttgagtCTATGATTAATCAAAGAGCGGCAGCTAGTAAAACTGCAGCTGCTAAGCATGCGCAAACGGCGCGTACATCGGTTGTGCCGGGCGATCGTATGCCAAGACCCACAAATCCCATTACAACACCATCCAAGGTCGCTACAACGCAACATACGCCAGCAGCAACGGGCGAAAGgagcgcaacaacaactacaacgaaTGCTGTGCACACTGTTTACAATAATCGACATGTTGGCAATGTTATGCACAACAATCAGGTAAAGATTGCGCAACTAGGGTAAGCATTTACGTTTGTCCTACAAATGTGTCACTTGTAAAGTCCTATTATATAAGAATATTTACTATTTTGAGGCTTGTAAAAGCTTAAAATAGCACACATGCTaactttgaaatattaatttaatattttttttgtattatgttAGTTTTATATTTAGTCTTGTAGTATTTAATGGCACAGGTGAAAGCATAAAAAGTAGTAGTTGTATAATTTGCCCGCCTAACGCTGTTTACATTTATTGCTCACTCACCCAACTGCTCCACAGACGTGTCATGTGTgactcaaatattaaaaattaaaactcaaaatatacacatttaacCTATAATCTACTCAAAATCACCAGCAATGTATGTACGTATTGCACATTTCACATAACAAACGTTCTTAACAAAATTCAACTGCGTATGAaccaaatacaatatttaacaaaattttcttacatTACAAAATTAACGCTCGTACACAGgcgcatataccatatgtatgtatatgtgcgtatATAACCCTGTACATCGTTGGCTTAGCGTGAAAAGGTGTTCCGCTCTGTAATTAATACTTAGTAATTTAAACCAAGCAGCTTCGTCCTCTAGGGCGATACTATATTTTAACCAATTTCATGAGTaatacattgttttttttttttaattttttatcgttatattgtttttttttaaattttttatcgttatattgtttttttttttaattttttatcattatattgtttatattaacGCCTTCATTAAAGATATTTAACTCAGTAGAATCCTAAATGTTTCATAATCAAACATTTTACAAAGTTTAATGGAATTCGTCATTGTCACGTGCAAAAATAGGGAGAAATAGGGAGTAAGAGTGTGTAATAAATAAgttgttgcatactttttggcgcGCTTGAATTTTTTCCCCTTATTTTTTTGACTAACTTtaacactaaaaaatatttactttttatctcgattaaatgttacataaatgctttctcaaataaaaatgtcaTAAAGTTTAATGGAATTCGCCATTGCCAcgtgcaaaaacaataacaaatagctATTAATGGTGTGTAATAAATAGgttgttgcatactttttggcgcactaccaatttttttttttaatatctgccattatttacaaacatataagCATAATATAAGTAAATTCAACGGAAAATGAAtgttattttgaatattatattttactgctTACAAATGTTTGCGTGAATCATTCAGATGAAATGGTATAATAAGTGAGAAGCGCACACTCTCAATTTGCTTGAAGAACATAGGTTGTTTTGCAGTTTTAAGCAAGGTAAACTCTACTTTAACTGGCTGGCTGGGATGGGTTTAACAGTGGAGAATTTCAgacgaaaattttttaaaagcttgATCTACTCACTTCAATGCATATTCAATTGTATGCATTTGTGTATAAAGTGTGAAAAACTGAACTCATTAATATTTTGAGGTTATAGGTTAACAACAAAGAATTAGATATAATTACTAAGCAACAGCATTAATATGCAGAAAATATGACACTGACTATATTTACTAACTTTCTCTCACGTAAAGGTTCCAGCTATTAGTTGcattttgttttccattttttccCCCCTATTTCCCCAATTATTTCGCTGCGTGAACGAAGCTTGCTCTCATTCACGTCATAAAATAATTAACCGAactaatatttttcgaattgtaGGCAAATGTACACAAGTACTACacaatttatgtatgtgtgtatgtgccgcAGCACACCCAGGCGCAGTATATGGAAACTGCACCATTACAAATTAATGTTCGACCTAAATTTGTTGTATTTCCGCATTTGGTATACACGCATGTAAAGAAAgagaattgtaaaaataattgcgTGATTTTCAAAGTCAACATTTACCGTTTGAAATGCGTATGCGCATAATAATTAGTTAGTATATAAGTCAATGCGTTTGAATGTGAGTAAACGTCGTACTATTTTGCAAACTATTGAAAGAAAAATGGGAAAAGTTGAGTCTTTGTTACGCTAACGCTCGATGTTACAATGAGTTTAGTTACTTGCTTGTAAACTGTGTCACCCAGCAAATGAAAACtaccaaataataattataagctttaaaaaattttcttgcaacattattataccctgtacagtgtatataaagtttgccacgaagtttgtacccTGAAGGAAATGATGAACTGAGTTGCTTTAGCCATGTTAGTCTGTATATAACCGGActcgtccctcagtttttgagacatcgttctgaaattttgcatacgtcgtTTACCGcacgaagctgctcatttctcggaatcgtcgatatcggaccgctataggatatagcaaccatacaaactgaacaatcaaaatcgaGGCAACGATACAatcgccaaaaaaaaattttcagatcggaccactaaaccatataactgccatacaaactgaccgatcaaaatcaagataaatatcattttatacccttctatgttataagaaatgcacctgtgcagggtattatagcttcggtgcaataatttatttatttaggcaTTATTTCATAATCGAGATatcctaaaaataaatttaattttattctcgTTATCTATAGGCATCCACTGACAATTTTTTGACATGCTCACCTactgatatatataaaaaaaacaagaaaaattaccTTTTATGTTGTCAACATCCACGTTTATCTACTTTAAGTTCTTGTTATGACGGGTCTCTGCTTTCTAGAGGGTAAAACTTATATACTTTtcattgtatataaaattgttatgCCGACTTGCTACTACTTTTACTTTGGGACGTTTCTGTGCAATATGTTGCtgattttcataaatataggataaagtaaaaaattttgtcttatttatatttaaaaaaaaaattttttttattcacaaaattttggttttaaaactatatacataatatCGGTGAAATGTACGTTGTATAATTGGATAATAACTCTAATCCATAcggctattttatttatataactaatCGAATACACTTTAGATAAAAatgtaatacaaaatttaaaataaactaataacgAGTATTTATAAAACCCACATATAACCAACTAGTTTGCTGAAAGTACAATAATGGGTAATGTAATATGATGCTTAAGACCTTGCAGACATCTTTTTTTAGAAATCGTTTGAAAATTAAGTATGATAGATGaacatatttcaaaattcacatgaaatatatattttttttataaaaaattaaaactaaagaaGGCTTACAAATTTTTGAAGCTGATGCACatgttatttcaatttaaaattaactgtaatattttatatataaaaatgtttcaagtGAATATCAGAAGGATGTCAGAAAATAGGTTTcttacacttacacacatataacCTACAcataatttaaacatacataatgtgtactatataaaaatgtttaatcacacttttttttttacaaatgtcTTTCTTTTTAGGGCTCTCCTAATATGCAGCTACGCACTAGTGCACCAATGCGTTGGCGTGCCACAGAGGAACATATTGGAAAGTATAAGCTGATAAAAACAATCGGTAAAGGCAATttcgctaaagtaaaattagcCAAACACTTGCCAACTGGTAAAGAAGTTGCTATCAAGATAATTGACAAAACCCAATTGAATCCGGGATCTCTACAGAAACTCTTTAGAGAAGTAAGTTGTAAAAATTTGTCAATCAAAATGAAAAAGCAATTAATGCTATATGCAAATTTGCATTTTAGGTTAGAATTATGAAGATGCTCGATCATCCAAACATCGTGAAACTTTTTCAAGTTATCGAAACCGAAAAGACATTATATCTGGTTATGGAGTATGCGTCCGGCGGTGAAGTATTCGATTATCTTGTTTTGCATGGTCGAATGAAGGAGAAGGAGGCGCGTGTAAAATTCAGGCAAATCGTGTCAGCTGTACAGTATTGTCATCAAAAGCGAATTATACACAGGTTTGTAGTATTTGTTCAATAAAAag
This genomic window contains:
- the par-1 gene encoding MAP/microtubule affinity-regulating kinase 3 isoform X2 yields the protein MREMETPDLNRSDSTRKSFRLPTHRKGMAPVPPTITKVDLDIDDNSDAAVGRIDSAQSISNAGAVDELYLIQGSNIKRANENNNTKNIVDNSEIIPRLNRMTLARETDIIIDEDVVRLRNRIPITRNAASSITPYITTTTTAAVAATEKKLSKEPTLVLTAEDDVNVSFALGSIEKHIFEMEESFKKMENVRQPSIEELKLDRKKQSKRYGETENLLQPGNSEMASGTGFSYLTPPSDLENSSDSITDFQRGTGARSSVGAYSKVVTAPYKTKITRTSSDSKNTETMATRDIIKQKKIVANKELPTPSQARARDATRDGTESKRIIPTMNTKNTTTNSTNTRNSGAGGGKTISQTDGAIIDKHREENLKKFESMINQRAAASKTAAAKHAQTARTSVVPGDRMPRPTNPITTPSKVATTQHTPAATGERSATTTTTNAVHTVYNNRHVGNVMHNNQGSPNMQLRTSAPMRWRATEEHIGKYKLIKTIGKGNFAKVKLAKHLPTGKEVAIKIIDKTQLNPGSLQKLFREVRIMKMLDHPNIVKLFQVIETEKTLYLVMEYASGGEVFDYLVLHGRMKEKEARVKFRQIVSAVQYCHQKRIIHRDLKAENLLLDSELNIKIADFGFSNEFTPGSKLDTFCGSPPYAAPELFQGKKYDGPEVDVWSLGVILYTLVSGSLPFDGSTLRELRERVLRGKYRIPFYMSTDCENLLRKFLVLNPAKRASLETIMSDKWMNMGFEDDELKPYIEPKQDLADPKRIGKTEALVAMGYNRQDIEVSLSQVRYDDVFATYLLLGRKSTDPESDGSRSGSSLSLRNMGGNDTGANTNASAQSPTHRGVHRSISASNTKPSRRASSGAETLQIFQRFIAGVGPANAATNAVATAAPGAINAAPSNNNYGGTGSGSSAERSSISSNFKRQNTIDSATIKENTARLAVQNHRPTSATQKLLTTADTTLNSPAKPRTSTKYDTSNTNRTTVGTSGMIPRRSTTLYEKTSSTEKTNALPAETNGSANSTGKGHVKSASVSSPGSTAEGGVAVSNETLGTRMTSAVKSSRHFPRNVPLRSTFHSGQTRTRNNAALEYSGTSGASGDSPHPGRMSFFSKLSSRFSKRPNQ